In the Leclercia sp. LSNIH1 genome, one interval contains:
- a CDS encoding cysteine protease StiP family protein, translating to MQPHETFTGSYQPGDVEFLLKPVVIEMTPVDQKEELIQSGKKHYSDMLSQEPAPTQWHLDLFHRALDRGAERLAKEVTQLAISLAERFGDEPIVLASLVRAGVPLGVMLHQALRDMGKTSWHYGISIIRDRGIDGAALDVIEERHGTSGIVFVDGWTGKGAITGELVRALKDRPGYPEQPRLVVLADPCGCSWLAASDDDWLIPFGIMGAPVSGLISRSVWSSEGLHGCMVCEHLSEFECSRMFVDTVAHFRKKLTPTSLAPLSWNTESARILWQTSCDVIAFLADEFKVDSVNRIKPGIAEATRAVLRRVPDHIFVRSIDDPDVALLVGLAREKGIVVTEMGGTLGQYRAVTIIKKVL from the coding sequence ATGCAGCCACATGAAACATTTACCGGCTCATACCAGCCCGGTGACGTGGAATTTCTGCTAAAGCCGGTTGTCATTGAGATGACGCCGGTTGATCAAAAAGAAGAGCTGATTCAGTCCGGGAAGAAACATTATTCAGACATGCTCAGCCAGGAGCCAGCACCAACACAATGGCATCTTGATTTGTTTCACCGGGCGCTGGATCGGGGCGCAGAGAGGCTTGCAAAAGAAGTCACACAGCTCGCTATTTCTCTGGCCGAACGCTTCGGTGATGAGCCCATTGTACTGGCCAGTCTTGTCAGAGCTGGCGTACCGCTCGGCGTTATGCTGCACCAGGCCCTGCGTGACATGGGGAAAACCTCATGGCATTACGGCATCAGCATCATCCGGGATCGTGGAATTGACGGTGCAGCACTCGACGTCATTGAAGAGCGGCATGGTACCAGCGGTATTGTCTTTGTTGACGGATGGACAGGTAAAGGCGCAATTACCGGAGAGCTTGTACGCGCACTGAAAGATCGCCCGGGCTATCCTGAGCAGCCGCGACTGGTTGTCCTGGCCGATCCCTGTGGCTGTTCCTGGCTTGCAGCAAGTGATGATGACTGGCTCATTCCTTTTGGCATCATGGGTGCGCCGGTATCAGGTCTGATCTCCCGGTCAGTATGGTCCTCTGAAGGATTACATGGGTGCATGGTTTGCGAGCATCTCAGTGAATTCGAATGCAGCCGGATGTTTGTCGATACCGTCGCTCATTTCCGTAAGAAGTTAACACCGACATCCCTCGCTCCCCTGAGCTGGAATACGGAGTCAGCCCGGATCTTATGGCAGACAAGTTGCGACGTTATCGCGTTCCTGGCCGATGAATTTAAAGTGGACAGCGTCAATCGTATTAAACCCGGTATTGCTGAAGCAACCCGGGCTGTATTGCGTCGGGTACCGGACCATATATTTGTGCGTTCTATTGACGACCCGGACGTTGCCTTGCTTGTAGGGCTTGCTCGTGAAAAGGGAATAGTTGTTACAGAAATGGGGGGAACCCTCGGCCAGTATCGGGCTGTAACCATTATCAAGAAGGTACTCTGA
- a CDS encoding HpcH/HpaI aldolase/citrate lyase family protein: MKNRLSPWNLGATLYMPATREDIADAVLHGKIPGLRSLVICLEDAVSEADIPIALKNLEHLLHELSNSMRSLGKNDWPLVFIRPRHADMGRWLKAHYDLSAVDGFVLPKFTLSSLAEWWDIMGGTHLCMMPTLETEDVFDVVQMRELATRLVEHPCHDRIIALRIGGNDLMNVVSLRRPRDLTLYDSPMGYVIKMLVSVFGPRDFALTAPVCEHIDDHAVMARELALDMAHGLVGKTAIHPGQIEVIQNALMVTQGEHSDALRILNSTQAVFKSQGAMCEPATHRRWAAGILDRASFYGLQNEQSADGIRLLTVTQHH, from the coding sequence ATGAAAAATCGTCTTTCTCCCTGGAATCTGGGAGCCACGCTATACATGCCTGCAACACGGGAAGATATTGCTGATGCCGTCCTGCATGGGAAAATCCCGGGTTTGCGCTCTCTGGTAATTTGCCTTGAGGATGCTGTCAGTGAAGCAGACATCCCCATCGCCCTCAAAAATCTGGAGCACCTGCTGCACGAGCTCAGTAACAGCATGCGTAGCCTGGGTAAAAATGACTGGCCTCTGGTGTTCATTCGCCCCCGGCATGCCGACATGGGCAGATGGTTAAAAGCGCATTATGATCTTTCCGCTGTCGACGGGTTTGTGTTGCCGAAATTTACCCTCAGTTCGTTAGCTGAATGGTGGGATATCATGGGCGGGACTCACCTGTGCATGATGCCAACGCTGGAAACAGAAGACGTCTTTGACGTGGTTCAGATGCGCGAGCTGGCCACCCGTCTGGTGGAACATCCCTGCCACGACCGCATTATTGCGCTTCGAATCGGCGGCAACGATCTTATGAACGTTGTGTCGCTTCGCCGTCCCCGGGACCTGACGCTGTATGACAGCCCGATGGGCTACGTCATCAAAATGCTCGTTTCGGTCTTCGGCCCGCGTGATTTTGCCCTGACCGCGCCCGTATGTGAGCATATTGACGATCATGCCGTAATGGCCAGAGAGCTGGCTCTTGATATGGCACATGGGCTTGTTGGGAAAACGGCCATTCACCCGGGTCAGATAGAGGTCATTCAAAACGCGCTGATGGTCACTCAGGGTGAGCATTCTGACGCTCTGCGGATCCTGAACTCTACCCAGGCCGTGTTTAAGTCGCAGGGAGCAATGTGTGAACCCGCCACACATCGCCGCTGGGCGGCTGGCATTCTGGACAGAGCTAGTTTTTATGGGTTACAGAACGAGCAAAGCGCTGATGGAATCAGATTACTTACCGTGACCCAGCATCATTAA